Proteins from a single region of Synchiropus splendidus isolate RoL2022-P1 chromosome 3, RoL_Sspl_1.0, whole genome shotgun sequence:
- the LOC128756217 gene encoding type-2 ice-structuring protein-like isoform X2, producing MKSWVAFAVLCTIVDLSAASEKRQQVNSCPQPWSFYNGRCFHVERRQMNWTQAQDNCQSMGGNLTSIESIMEHQHIQMLIRNGTNDLPVSWVGATVGEETSVWRWTDGREVSYSDWCPGEPNAPYQRCLQINYSNQKCWDNDFCKFLKVSVCHAPATYVSSATLNRCVHQFNVLLGLFAIFLSDML from the exons ATGAAGAGTTGGGTGGCGTTCGCAGTACTGTGCACCATTGTGGACttgtctgcagcatctg AAAAGAGGCAACAAGTCAACTCTTGTCCTCAGCCTTGGTCTTTCTACAATGGACGTTGTTTTCACGTTGAAAGACGACAAATGAACTGGACCCAAGCACAG GACAACTGTCAGTCCATGGGTGGAAACCTAACATCCATTGAGAGCATCATGGAGCATCAACACATTCAGATGTTGATAAGGAATGGCACCAATGACTTACCTGTGTCCTGGGTTGGAGCTACAGTTGGAGAAGAG ACAAGTGTTTGGCGTTGGACTGACGGCAGAGAAGTCTCGTACAGCGATTGGTGCCCTGGGGAGCCGAATGCCCCGTACCAGCGATGCCTGCAAATCAACTACTCAA ATCAGAAATGCTGGGATAATGACTTCTGTAAATTCCTCAAAGTTTCAGTATGTCATGCCCCTGCCACCTATGTCAGCAGTGCCACCCTCAACCGCTGTGTTCATCAATTCAATGTGTTGTTGGGTTTGTTTGCCATCTTCCTTTCAGATATGTTGTGA
- the LOC128756217 gene encoding type-2 ice-structuring protein-like isoform X1 → MKPHPIPSHHSNILLNKSLKKFCISIPEKRQQVNSCPQPWSFYNGRCFHVERRQMNWTQAQDNCQSMGGNLTSIESIMEHQHIQMLIRNGTNDLPVSWVGATVGEETSVWRWTDGREVSYSDWCPGEPNAPYQRCLQINYSNQKCWDNDFCKFLKVSVCHAPATYVSSATLNRCVHQFNVLLGLFAIFLSDML, encoded by the exons atgaagcctcatcccaTCCCATCCCATCACTCCAATATTCTACTCAACAAGTCCTTGAAAAAATTCTGCATTTCGATTCCAGAAAAGAGGCAACAAGTCAACTCTTGTCCTCAGCCTTGGTCTTTCTACAATGGACGTTGTTTTCACGTTGAAAGACGACAAATGAACTGGACCCAAGCACAG GACAACTGTCAGTCCATGGGTGGAAACCTAACATCCATTGAGAGCATCATGGAGCATCAACACATTCAGATGTTGATAAGGAATGGCACCAATGACTTACCTGTGTCCTGGGTTGGAGCTACAGTTGGAGAAGAG ACAAGTGTTTGGCGTTGGACTGACGGCAGAGAAGTCTCGTACAGCGATTGGTGCCCTGGGGAGCCGAATGCCCCGTACCAGCGATGCCTGCAAATCAACTACTCAA ATCAGAAATGCTGGGATAATGACTTCTGTAAATTCCTCAAAGTTTCAGTATGTCATGCCCCTGCCACCTATGTCAGCAGTGCCACCCTCAACCGCTGTGTTCATCAATTCAATGTGTTGTTGGGTTTGTTTGCCATCTTCCTTTCAGATATGTTGTGA
- the LOC128756218 gene encoding galactose-specific lectin nattectin-like isoform X1 encodes MKTHGAVFVLLCCIVGLSAASEEFCENSAKCKQVDRCPQSWSFYNGRCFYVERTQMNWTQAQANCQSMGGNLASIENVFDYRQIQELIRNGTNNLPQSWVGGSNREETSIWRWTDGREFTFTEWCPGEPNSQISNQHCLQINYLSQKCWDDDFCKFRKVSVCDAAAVYGSSATLSSVHQLDVLLSLFAIFFSDRF; translated from the exons ATGAAGACTCATGGTGCTGTGTTTGTACTACTGTGCTGCATTGTGGGCTTGTCTGCAGCTTCTG AAGAATTCTGCGAAAATTCAGCAAAGTGCAAGCAAGTCGACAGATGTCCTCAGTCTTGGTCTTTCTACAATGGACGTTGTTTTTATGTTGAAAGAACACAAATGAATTGGACCCAGGCGCAG GCTAACTGTCAGTCCATGGGTGGAAACCTTGCTTCGATTGAGAACGTTTTTGACTACCGACAAATCCAGGAGTTGATAAGGAATGGCACCAACAACTTACCTCAGTCATGGGTCGGAGGAAGTAATCGAGAAGAG ACCAGCATTTGGCGTTGGACTGACGGCCGAGAATTCACCTTCACCGAATGGTGTCCTGGGGAGCCAAACAGCCAGATTTCCAACCAGCATTGCCTGCAAATCAACTATTTGA GTCAAAAATGCTGGGATGATGATTTCTGTAAATTCCGCAAGGTGTCTGTTTGTGATGCGGCCGCAGTATATGGCAGCAGTGCAACCCTCAGCAGTGTCCATCAACTTGATGtgttgctgagtttgtttgccATTTTCTTTTCAGATAGGTTCTAA
- the LOC128756218 gene encoding galactose-specific lectin nattectin-like isoform X2 has product MKTHGAVFVLLCCIVGLSAASEFCENSAKCKQVDRCPQSWSFYNGRCFYVERTQMNWTQAQANCQSMGGNLASIENVFDYRQIQELIRNGTNNLPQSWVGGSNREETSIWRWTDGREFTFTEWCPGEPNSQISNQHCLQINYLSQKCWDDDFCKFRKVSVCDAAAVYGSSATLSSVHQLDVLLSLFAIFFSDRF; this is encoded by the exons ATGAAGACTCATGGTGCTGTGTTTGTACTACTGTGCTGCATTGTGGGCTTGTCTGCAGCTTCTG AATTCTGCGAAAATTCAGCAAAGTGCAAGCAAGTCGACAGATGTCCTCAGTCTTGGTCTTTCTACAATGGACGTTGTTTTTATGTTGAAAGAACACAAATGAATTGGACCCAGGCGCAG GCTAACTGTCAGTCCATGGGTGGAAACCTTGCTTCGATTGAGAACGTTTTTGACTACCGACAAATCCAGGAGTTGATAAGGAATGGCACCAACAACTTACCTCAGTCATGGGTCGGAGGAAGTAATCGAGAAGAG ACCAGCATTTGGCGTTGGACTGACGGCCGAGAATTCACCTTCACCGAATGGTGTCCTGGGGAGCCAAACAGCCAGATTTCCAACCAGCATTGCCTGCAAATCAACTATTTGA GTCAAAAATGCTGGGATGATGATTTCTGTAAATTCCGCAAGGTGTCTGTTTGTGATGCGGCCGCAGTATATGGCAGCAGTGCAACCCTCAGCAGTGTCCATCAACTTGATGtgttgctgagtttgtttgccATTTTCTTTTCAGATAGGTTCTAA